A DNA window from Syngnathus typhle isolate RoL2023-S1 ecotype Sweden linkage group LG2, RoL_Styp_1.0, whole genome shotgun sequence contains the following coding sequences:
- the phactr3a gene encoding phosphatase and actin regulator 3a gives MATSDGIDGCLQRGRSQSDPNILTEPGIDLAHCTVDVLDQQRVLRTGCLVTGVHTPPIRRNSKLATLGRIFKPWKWRKKKNEKLKQSSTDVALSSGLLYHDPNCSGQGCCSDGTLLLGSFGGPLNSNLTVSSVEYLGPEEEHPLPVVSPLQDCERLQEAVNAALKDEDLDQGAHPVGELAEGLQDVRERMEDRPEEEIASGTSPPQVPPKPLPQLITGDNSGPASLPLHHPNSYHPKEPPHRPTESLVPITLPLRGPLSNSSGSPHLGNMIHPPMPPSCIMEELQRAFATKNRQESVHEGCEQGSSPPRLWCSDGRLSRSCSSENQHTSSLTSMCVGGGSSDWPKKEAEENKENVRLDQCFSNASGLPTDLDGWNDSVISGTLPRRLRKELLAVKLRNRPTKQELEDRNIFPARSDQERQEIRQQIEMKLAKRLSQRPNVEELESRNILKQRNDQTEQEERREIKQRLNRKLNQRPTVDELRDRKILIRFSDYVEVAKAQDYDRRADKPWTRLSAADKAAIRKELNEFKSTEMEVHASSKHLTRFHRP, from the exons ATGGCCACATCGGATGGAATAGACGGCTGTCTGCAGCGAGGCAGATCTCAAAGTGACCCGAATATACTCACCGAACCGGGGATCGATTTGGCTCACTGCACAG TAGATGTGCTGGACCAGCAGAGGGTGCTAAGGACCGGCTGCCTGGTGACCGGAGTCCACACTCCCCCCATCAGGCGGAATAGTAAGCTGGCCACACTGGGCCGCATCTTCAAGCCCtggaagtggaggaaaaagaaaaatgaaaagctaAAACAGAGTTCCACAG ATGTAGCATTATCCAGCGGCCTTCTCTACCACGACCCAAACTGCTCCGGTCAGGGCTGCTGTTCAGATGGAACACTCCTGCTTGGCAGTTTTGGGGGACCTTTGAACTCAAACCTCACGGTCAGCAGTGTGGAATACCTTGGACCAGAGGAGGAGCATCCCCTTCCAG TGGTCAGCCCCCTCCAGGACTGCGAGCGTCTGCAGGAAGCTGTAAATGCAGCACTTAAAGATGAGGACTTGGACCAAGGGGCACATCCTGTGGGAGAGTTAGCCGAAGGCCTGCAGGATGTCAGAGAGCGAATGGAAGACAGACCGGAGGAGGAGATTGCTTCAGGAACATCTCCTCCACAAGTACCTCCAAAACCTTTGCCGCAGCTTATCACTGGAGACA ATTCAGGCCCTGCATCACTCCCTCTTCACCACCCAAACTCTTACCACCCGAAAGAGCCTCCACACAGGCCCACGGAGAGTCTGGTGCCCATCACTCTTCCCCTAAGAGGGCCCCTGTCCAACTCCTCAGGGTCACCTCACCTTGGCAATATGATTCACCCACCTATGCCCCCTAGTTGTATTATGGAGGAACTCCAAAGAGCATTCGCCACCAAGAACAGACAGGAGAG TGTGCATGAAGGGTGTGAGCAGGGCTCATCTCCCCCGCGGCTGTGGTGCTCCGATGGACGCCTTTCTCGTTCTTGCAGCTCAGAGAACCAACACACATCTTCTCTGACAAGTATGTGCGTTGGAGGTGGCAGCTCCGACTGGCCCAAGAAGGAGGCGGAGGAGAATAAGGAGAATGTGCGGCTGGACCAGTGCTTCTCCAACGCATCAGGCCTCCCCACTGACCTGGATGGTTGGAACGACTCTGTCATCTCTG GCACACTTCCTCGCAGGTTGAGAAAGGAGCTACTGGCTGTCAAACTACGGAACCGGCCCACCAAGCAAGAGCTGGAGGACCGGAACATCTTCCCAGCGAGGAGCGACCAGGAGCGCCAAGAAATACGGCAGCAGATTGAAATGAAACTAGCTAA GAGGCTGAGCCAGAGACCCAACGTGGAGGAGCTGGAGAGTCGGAACATTTTGAAAC aGAGAAACGACCAGACAGAacaagaggagaggagagagatCAAACAGAGGCTTAACAGAAAG CTCAACCAGCGGCCCACAGTCGACGAACTTCGTGACAGAAAGATTCTGATCCGCTTCAGTGACTATGTGGAAGTGGCCAAAGCTCAGGACTATGACAGGAGGGCGGACAAGCCCTGGACGAGGCTCTCGGCAGCAGACAAG GCTGCCATCCGTAAAGAGCTGAATGAGTTCAAAAGCACTGAAATGGAAGTACACGCATCCAGCAAACACCTTACGAG GTTCCACCGGCCATGA
- the wfdc2 gene encoding WAP four-disulfide core domain protein 3 isoform X1 produces MKQAQGPRILFQGYPSLQVVFVPTGGAHHILVCATMDKYRVCALVLALGAFLQFNTADTQDSPSNLTAILPKPGQCPRLLKVVPSHKGCACDDDCPEDHKCCVFDCGTVCVPPSFKKPGVCPRRNWGSGMCAEFCSDDSDCPNEEKCCHNGCGHECVAPYKVKPGRCALPQGTPVCAEYCYHDGQCPGVQKCCRTTCGHACSEPC; encoded by the exons ATGAAACAGGCACAAGGACCTCGCATCCTCTTCCAGGGCTACCCTAGTCTGCAAGTCGTGTTTGTCCCAACAGGAGGAGCGCACCACATTCTTGTGTGTGCAACTATGGATAAGTATAGAGTTTGTGCATTGGTTTTAGCACTCGGTGCATTTCTGCAATTTAATACAGCTGACACTCAGGATTCTCCAAGTAATTTAACAG CGATTCTCCCGAAACCGGGCCAATGCCCTCGCCTTCTTAAAGTTGTGCCATCACATAAAGGGTGTGCGTGTGATGACGACTGTCCCGAGGACCACAAGTGTTGCGTCTTTGACTGTGGAACTGTCTGCGTCCCCCCATCTTTCA AAAAGCCAGGAGTGTGTCCTCGTAGAAACTGGGGCTCTGGGATGTGTGCCGAGTTTTGCTCTGACGACAGTGACTGCCCCAATGAGGAGAAATGCTGCCACAACGGATGCGGACATGAGTGCGTTGCACCTTACAAAG TGAAACCAGGTCGCTGCGCTCTGCCTCAAGGAACTCCTGTGTGTGCAGAATACTGCTACCATGACGGTCAGTGTCCAGGGGTGCAAAAATGCTGCCGGACAACCTGTGGTCATGCCTGCAGTGAGCCATGTTGA
- the wfdc2 gene encoding WAP four-disulfide core domain protein 3 isoform X2, with protein MKQAQGPRILFQGYPSLQVVFVPTGGAHHILVCATMDKYRVCALVLALGAFLQFNTADTQDSPSNLTAILPKPGQCPRLLKVVPSHKGCACDDDCPEDHKCCVFDCGTVCVPPSFKKPGVCPRRNWGSGMCAEFCSDDSDCPNEEKCCHNGCGHECVAPYKEYCYHDGQCPGVQKCCRTTCGHACSEPC; from the exons ATGAAACAGGCACAAGGACCTCGCATCCTCTTCCAGGGCTACCCTAGTCTGCAAGTCGTGTTTGTCCCAACAGGAGGAGCGCACCACATTCTTGTGTGTGCAACTATGGATAAGTATAGAGTTTGTGCATTGGTTTTAGCACTCGGTGCATTTCTGCAATTTAATACAGCTGACACTCAGGATTCTCCAAGTAATTTAACAG CGATTCTCCCGAAACCGGGCCAATGCCCTCGCCTTCTTAAAGTTGTGCCATCACATAAAGGGTGTGCGTGTGATGACGACTGTCCCGAGGACCACAAGTGTTGCGTCTTTGACTGTGGAACTGTCTGCGTCCCCCCATCTTTCA AAAAGCCAGGAGTGTGTCCTCGTAGAAACTGGGGCTCTGGGATGTGTGCCGAGTTTTGCTCTGACGACAGTGACTGCCCCAATGAGGAGAAATGCTGCCACAACGGATGCGGACATGAGTGCGTTGCACCTTACAAAG AATACTGCTACCATGACGGTCAGTGTCCAGGGGTGCAAAAATGCTGCCGGACAACCTGTGGTCATGCCTGCAGTGAGCCATGTTGA
- the pigt gene encoding GPI transamidase component PIG-T — protein sequence MALRRCCSIVSLFGLIALAIFVIALSQASTVNNESVKKTTKKMSKVGKGTPGVKKQHSDPVAVVPPKTPKDDFQEELVIRPLHSGDIYASFQFRTLWDTDFFGGKKVSHYWLFPKSLGQVISKFSVRELHISFTQGYWRTMQWGQPYHSSPPGAEIWVWFQDSVEDVDGTWKELTNVLSGLFCASLNYIDSINSIQPTASFKPLGINNETDHRFLRYAALPRESFCTENLTPWKKLLPCGSKAGLAVLLKSEKLFHSSFHSQTVHIRPVCQGEDTHCTSTSVELRQTLNVVFDYITSGQGKREWSLFKMFSRTLTEACPLASSSKIYVDVSDSAEGVDFVLSPPTPLLTQAVVLGDRRNFSVYDLTQRSTFGATSSLNLLIRWTSSEAHMLRPLLHAERYVAGSGLHTGEIHTLLYNNHPYRAFPVLLLDSVPWYFRLYIHTLNVTSKGKNNSPSYIHYEPSKDRVKPHMLEMLVQLPPNSITEVSVQFERALLKWTEYPPDPNHGFYVGSSVISSLVPSIVAMDANATHKSPLFNTFFPSKEEFSYFVRLYTEPLLINLPTPDFSMPYNVICLTSTVLAVGYGSLFNLLTRNFQIDEPRPGLAKRIANVIRKIRGVPPL from the exons ATGGCTCTTCGCAGGTGCTGTAGCATCGTCTCTCTGTTTGGTCTTATTGCTTTGGCAATATTTGTCATCGCACTGAGTCAAGCCTCGACAGTGAACAATGAAAGCGTCAAGAAAACGACCAAGAAAATGTCCAAAGTAGGGAAAGGGACCCCTGGTGTCAAGAAGCAACATTCTGACCCGGTCGCTGTTGTCCCTCCAAAAACGCCGAAAGATGATTTCCAAGAAGAATTGGTCATCAGACCCTTACATTCTGGAGATATTTACGCTAGCTTTCAGTTCCGTACCCTGTGGGACACAGATTTCTTTGGAGGAAAGAAAG TGTCCCACTACTGGCTGTTTCCCAAGTCACTGGGGCAGGTTATCTCGAAATTCTCCGTCCGTGAGCTGCACATCTCCTTTACGCAGGGGTACTGGAGGACCATGCAGTGGGGGCAGCCTTATCATTCGTCTCCCCCTGGAGCAGAGATCTGGGTCTGGTTCCAGGACTCCGTAGAAGA TGTGGATGGTACATGGAAAGAGCTGACAAACGTTTTGTCGGGCCTCTTCTGCGCCTCCTTGAACTATATTGACTCCATCAACAGCATTCAGCCCACCGCCTCCTTCAAGCCTCTGGGGATAAACAACG AGACCGACCACCGTTTCCTACGCTATGCCGCCCTTCCACGCGAGTCTTTTTGCACTGAAAATTTGACTCCCTGGAAGAAACTCTTGCCATGTGGCTCCAAG GCCGGCCTTGCTGTCCTGCTCAAGTCTGAGAAACTCTTCCACAGCAGTTTTCACTCCCAGACAGTGCACATCCGACCAGTGTGCCAGGGcgaggacacacactgcacaaGCACATCGGTGGAGCTGAGACAGACTTTGAATGTGGTCTTTGACTATATCACTTCGGGACAAGGCAAACGAG AGTGGTCTCTCTTCAAGATGTTCTCCCGCACCCTGACAGAGGCGTGTCCGTTGGCATCCTCCAGTAAAATCTACGTCGACGTTTCCGACAGTGCTGAG GGGGTGGATTTTGTGCTGAGCCCTCCTACTCCTCTGCTCACCCAAGCGGTGGTGCTCGGGGACAGACGGAACTTCTCTGTCTACGACCTGACTCAAAGAAGCACCTTTGGTGCAACGTCCTCACTCAATCTCCTGATTCGCTGGACATCTAGTGAAG CTCACATGCTACGCCCCTTGCTCCACGCGGAGCGCTATGTGGCGGGTTCAGGGTTGCATACCGGAGAGATCCACACACTGCTATACAACAACCACCCCTACAGGGCCTTTCCTGTGCTGCTGCTGGACTCGGTGCCCTGGTATTTTCGTCTCTACATACACACCCTCAACGTCACCAGCAAGGGGAAGAATAACAGTCCCA GTTATATTCACTATGAGCCATCCAAGGACCGTGTGAAGCCGCACATGCTGgagatgctggtgcagcttcCCCCAAACTCTATCACTGAAGTCAGCGTGCAGTTTGAGAGAGCCCTGCTCAAATGGACCGAGTACCCCCCAGACCCCAATCACGGCTTCTATGTTGg GTCCTCTGTTATCAGTTCTCTTGTACCAAGCATCGTTGCCATGGACGCAAATGCGACACACAAAAGCCCCCTTTTCAACACTTT CTTCCCCAGCAAAGAAGAGTTCAGCTACTTTGTGCGCCTCTACACAGAACCGCTGCTGATCAACCTGCCCACTCCTGACTTCAGCATGCCTTACAATGTGATCTGCCTGACGTCCACTGTATTGGCTGTGGGTTATGGATCCCTTTTCAACCTGCTCACACGCAACTTCCAAATAGATGAGCCCAGACCGGGATTGGCCAAACGGATCGCCAACGTAATCCGTAAAATTCGGGGCGTGCCGCCACTGTGA